From a single Rodentibacter sp. JRC1 genomic region:
- the lpxH gene encoding UDP-2,3-diacylglucosamine diphosphatase, whose product MKKTYFISDLHLSETQPELTALFLDFMQNLAPNAERVYILGDLFDFWIGDDEQSRLIEKVKLAIKNITKKGVLCYFIHGNRDFLIGKRFAQETGITLLPDYQLIDLYGTSTLLCHGDTLCTDDVKYQRFRQKVHQKWRQWIFLHLPLKVRLKIAEKIRAKSKRDKMSKSSEIMDINLPFTLDTMRQFHAPLLIHGHTHREAIHQYENKKRIVLGDWRTDYASILVAEENGECYFLK is encoded by the coding sequence ATGAAAAAAACCTATTTCATTTCAGATCTTCACCTCAGTGAAACACAGCCGGAATTAACCGCACTTTTCTTGGATTTTATGCAAAATCTCGCACCAAATGCTGAGCGTGTTTATATTCTTGGTGATTTATTTGATTTTTGGATTGGTGACGATGAGCAATCAAGATTAATCGAAAAAGTAAAACTCGCGATAAAAAACATCACAAAAAAAGGCGTGCTTTGCTATTTTATTCACGGCAATCGAGATTTTTTGATCGGTAAACGTTTCGCCCAAGAAACCGGCATCACACTACTTCCGGATTACCAATTAATCGATCTTTATGGAACGTCAACCCTACTTTGCCACGGTGATACCCTCTGCACGGACGATGTAAAATACCAACGGTTTCGTCAAAAAGTGCATCAAAAATGGCGTCAATGGATTTTCTTGCATTTACCATTAAAAGTGCGGTTAAAAATCGCCGAGAAAATTCGAGCTAAAAGCAAGCGGGACAAAATGAGTAAATCAAGTGAAATAATGGATATCAATCTCCCCTTCACATTAGATACTATGCGGCAATTTCACGCCCCGCTTTTGATTCACGGACATACTCACCGTGAAGCGATTCACCAATATGAAAACAAAAAACGCATTGTACTTGGTGATTGGCGAACCGATTATGCCTCTATATTGGTTGCGGAAGAAAATGGTGAGTGTTACTTTCTGAAGTGA
- the purL gene encoding phosphoribosylformylglycinamidine synthase yields MFQIFRGSPALSEFRINGLMHKFRQNDVPVQSVYAEYVHFAELNTPLSAEQESKLKALLHYGPTLTEHEAKGETFIVIPRIGTISSWSSKATDIAHNCGLKEVARIERGLAYYFEFSQKLDEKTQEKLTALLHDRMMETVIRDAKEAEILFRHQAPKPFTTVDILGGGRKALEAANIELGLALAEDEMDYLVENFTALGRNPNDIELYMFAQANSEHCRHKIFNADWVIDGEKQDKSLFKMIKNTFEKTPDFVLSAYKDNAAVMEGSKVGRFFADQDGQYRYHNEDTHILMKVETHNHPTAISPFPGAATGSGGEIRDEGATGRGAKPKAGLTGFSVSNLVIPNFEQPWENPLSKPNRIASALDIMLEGPLGGAAFNNEFGRPALLGYFRTYEEKVNSFNGEEVRGYHKPIMLAGGIGNIRAEHVQKGEIPVGAKLIVLGGPAMNIGLGGGAASSMDSGKSKEDLDFASVQRENPEMERRCQEVIDRCWQLGDDNPILFIHDVGAGGLSNAMPELVHDGERGGKFDLRSILCDEKGMSPLEIWCNESQERYVLAVAPEKLELFTALCERERAPFAVIGEATEEKHLTLHDSHFGNDPIDLPMNVLLGKTPKMTRNVQSSAVKNSPVLQDDIELKEALHRVLRLPVVAEKTFLITIGDRSVTGMVARDQMVGPWQIPVSDVAVTTASLDSYHGEAMAMGERAPVALLDFGASARLAVAESITNIAATNIGDIKRIKLSANWMSAAGHGGEDAGLYEAVKAVGEELCPALGLTIPVGKDSMSMKTSWIDNGEKKTVTAPLSLVISAFARVEDVRKTITPQLRTDKGTSRLLLIDLGEGKNRLGATALAQVYKQLGDKPADVVNVNSLKNFFNAMQTLVAEGKLLAYHDRSDGGLIATLAEMAFAGNCGVEVDISALGDNDLAVLFNEELGAVIQVAENELSSVREILKNHDLLSLTHEIGTATNDNRIEIARGNKKLLSEKRSELRGIWAELTHQIQRLRDNPECADQEFETKKDQENKGLSAFLTYNPNEDIAAPYIAKGVKPKVAVLREQGVNSHVEMAAAFDRAGFAAIDVHMSDLMAGRYHLNDFNAMVACGGFSYGDVLGAGGGWAKSILFNPQLRDQFSQFFANENTLSLGVCNGCQFISTLAEIIPGAENWPRFVRNKSERFEARAAMVKINDTDSLWFQGMAGSHMPIAVSHGEGRVEFKTPENLTALQTQNLIVAQYIDSRLNVTETYPANPNGSVLGITAITNADGRIAAMMPHPERVFRAVSNSWYPEDWSEDGAWMRLFRNARVALK; encoded by the coding sequence ATGTTTCAAATTTTTCGTGGCTCTCCTGCCCTTTCTGAATTCCGTATTAATGGTTTAATGCACAAGTTCCGACAAAATGATGTGCCGGTGCAATCCGTCTATGCCGAATACGTGCATTTTGCGGAACTCAATACGCCACTTTCCGCCGAACAAGAAAGCAAACTTAAAGCCTTACTCCACTATGGACCGACCCTCACAGAACACGAAGCAAAAGGTGAAACTTTCATTGTGATTCCGCGTATCGGTACGATTTCCTCTTGGTCGTCAAAAGCGACTGACATCGCACATAATTGCGGCTTAAAAGAAGTGGCTCGCATTGAGCGGGGATTGGCGTATTATTTCGAATTTAGCCAAAAGTTAGATGAAAAAACACAAGAAAAATTAACCGCACTTTTACACGACAGAATGATGGAAACCGTTATTCGTGATGCAAAAGAGGCGGAAATTTTATTCCGCCATCAAGCGCCAAAACCTTTCACCACGGTGGATATTTTAGGCGGCGGTCGTAAAGCATTAGAAGCGGCGAATATTGAATTGGGTCTCGCATTGGCAGAAGATGAAATGGATTATTTGGTGGAAAATTTCACCGCACTTGGACGCAATCCGAACGATATTGAACTTTATATGTTCGCCCAAGCCAATTCCGAACACTGTCGCCACAAAATCTTTAATGCAGACTGGGTCATTGACGGCGAAAAACAAGATAAATCCCTGTTCAAAATGATCAAAAATACCTTTGAGAAAACCCCCGATTTCGTACTTTCAGCCTATAAAGATAATGCGGCGGTGATGGAAGGCTCAAAAGTCGGTCGCTTCTTTGCCGATCAAGACGGGCAATATCGTTACCACAACGAAGATACCCACATTTTAATGAAAGTCGAAACCCACAACCATCCGACTGCAATTTCTCCATTCCCGGGAGCGGCGACAGGTTCCGGTGGTGAAATTCGTGATGAGGGCGCAACCGGTCGCGGCGCAAAACCAAAAGCAGGCTTAACCGGCTTTTCCGTATCAAATTTAGTGATTCCAAACTTTGAACAACCTTGGGAAAATCCTCTTTCCAAACCGAATCGAATTGCTTCGGCATTAGATATTATGCTCGAAGGCCCACTCGGCGGTGCGGCTTTCAACAATGAATTCGGTCGCCCGGCATTACTCGGTTATTTCCGCACCTACGAAGAGAAAGTAAACAGTTTCAACGGTGAAGAAGTTCGCGGCTACCACAAACCGATTATGTTGGCGGGTGGTATCGGTAATATTCGTGCCGAACACGTGCAAAAAGGTGAAATTCCTGTCGGCGCGAAACTGATCGTATTAGGCGGTCCGGCAATGAATATCGGTTTAGGTGGCGGTGCCGCTTCTTCAATGGACAGCGGCAAATCCAAAGAAGATTTAGATTTCGCCTCGGTTCAACGTGAAAACCCTGAAATGGAACGCCGCTGCCAAGAAGTGATCGACCGCTGTTGGCAACTAGGTGATGACAACCCGATTTTATTCATTCACGATGTGGGCGCCGGCGGTTTATCCAATGCTATGCCGGAATTGGTGCATGATGGTGAACGTGGCGGTAAATTCGATTTACGTTCTATCCTTTGCGATGAAAAAGGAATGTCGCCGCTCGAAATTTGGTGCAATGAATCGCAAGAACGCTATGTACTCGCCGTTGCACCGGAAAAACTTGAATTATTCACCGCACTTTGCGAACGCGAACGTGCGCCCTTTGCAGTAATCGGTGAAGCGACCGAAGAAAAACACTTAACCTTGCATGATAGCCATTTTGGCAATGATCCGATTGATTTGCCTATGAACGTATTACTCGGTAAAACGCCGAAAATGACCCGCAACGTGCAATCAAGTGCGGTCAAAAATTCCCCTGTTTTACAAGACGACATTGAATTAAAAGAAGCCCTTCACCGCGTGTTACGTTTACCTGTCGTAGCTGAAAAAACCTTCTTAATTACTATCGGAGACCGTTCGGTAACCGGTATGGTGGCACGCGATCAAATGGTAGGCCCATGGCAAATTCCCGTATCTGATGTGGCGGTAACCACCGCAAGCCTTGATAGCTATCACGGTGAAGCAATGGCAATGGGAGAACGTGCGCCGGTCGCATTACTTGATTTCGGCGCATCGGCTCGTTTGGCTGTCGCAGAATCCATCACAAACATTGCCGCGACAAATATCGGTGATATTAAACGTATCAAACTTTCTGCAAACTGGATGTCCGCCGCAGGACACGGCGGTGAAGATGCCGGTCTTTACGAAGCGGTGAAAGCCGTGGGCGAAGAACTTTGTCCTGCACTTGGACTTACCATTCCGGTGGGTAAAGATTCGATGTCGATGAAAACCAGCTGGATTGACAATGGCGAGAAGAAAACCGTAACGGCTCCGCTTTCCTTAGTTATCAGTGCATTTGCCCGTGTAGAAGATGTGCGTAAAACAATCACTCCACAACTTCGCACCGATAAAGGAACATCCCGCTTATTATTAATTGATTTAGGCGAAGGAAAAAATCGCCTTGGTGCGACCGCACTTGCTCAAGTTTATAAACAACTCGGTGACAAACCTGCCGATGTCGTGAATGTAAACAGCTTGAAAAATTTCTTCAATGCGATGCAAACCCTTGTCGCAGAAGGTAAATTATTGGCTTACCACGACCGCTCGGACGGCGGTTTAATTGCCACCTTGGCAGAAATGGCGTTTGCCGGTAACTGTGGTGTGGAAGTAGATATTTCGGCACTGGGTGATAACGATCTTGCCGTGTTATTCAATGAGGAATTAGGTGCTGTAATCCAAGTAGCGGAAAACGAACTAAGTTCGGTACGTGAAATCTTAAAAAACCACGATTTATTGTCTCTCACGCACGAAATCGGCACAGCCACTAACGATAATCGAATTGAAATCGCACGCGGCAACAAAAAATTACTCAGTGAAAAACGCTCCGAATTACGTGGTATTTGGGCAGAACTCACTCACCAAATACAACGATTACGTGATAACCCTGAATGTGCCGATCAAGAATTTGAAACGAAAAAAGATCAGGAAAACAAAGGCTTATCCGCATTCTTAACTTACAATCCGAATGAAGATATTGCCGCCCCTTACATCGCCAAAGGAGTGAAACCTAAAGTCGCCGTATTACGTGAACAAGGGGTAAACAGCCACGTAGAAATGGCAGCGGCATTTGACCGCGCCGGCTTTGCGGCGATCGATGTTCATATGAGCGATTTAATGGCTGGTCGTTATCATTTAAACGACTTTAACGCAATGGTTGCTTGTGGCGGCTTCTCTTACGGTGATGTACTCGGTGCGGGTGGCGGTTGGGCAAAATCAATTTTGTTCAACCCACAATTACGCGATCAATTCAGTCAATTCTTCGCCAATGAAAACACCCTTTCATTGGGCGTGTGTAACGGCTGTCAATTTATCTCAACCCTTGCCGAAATTATCCCCGGTGCAGAAAACTGGCCACGTTTCGTTCGCAACAAATCCGAACGTTTTGAGGCACGTGCGGCGATGGTGAAAATCAACGACACCGACTCCTTATGGTTCCAAGGTATGGCAGGTTCACATATGCCGATTGCCGTATCTCACGGAGAAGGGAGAGTAGAATTTAAAACACCGGAAAATTTAACCGCACTTCAAACCCAAAACCTGATTGTGGCACAATACATCGATAGCCGTTTGAACGTTACCGAAACCTATCCGGCAAACCCAAATGGTTCCGTTTTAGGTATTACTGCAATCACGAACGCAGACGGACGCATCGCCGCTATGATGCCACACCCGGAACGCGTATTCCGAGCCGTAAGCAATTCTTGGTATCCGGAAGATTGGAGCGAAGACGGTGCTTGGATGCGGTTGTTTAGAAATGCGAGGGTCGCATTAAAATAG
- the mutS gene encoding DNA mismatch repair protein MutS — protein sequence MISEENFSQHTPMMQQYLKLKAENPDILLFYRMGDFYELFYDDAKKAAALLDISLTKRGQSAGQPIPMAGVPYHAVEGYLAKLVQLGEPVAICEQVGDPATSKGPVERQIVRIVTPGTVSDEALLPERQDNLIAAVYQEKDKFGLATLDMTSGRFQLCEPSDKETLRAELQRIAPVELLYCEDFSEMAAIEHCKGLRRRPIWEFELSTAITLLNRQFGTKDLHAFGVEKSPLGLSAAGCLLQYAKETQRTALPHIQSISVIQNQDCVQLDAATRRNLELTQNLAGGTENTLASVLDKCVTPMGSRLLKRWIHQPIRNMQKLQQRQQTIAEILNFDLVGELQPYLQQVGDMERILARVALRSARPRDLTRLRTALAQIPELSSIIQQKTPPFLTALFNQISDFSEQYDLLQRAIIETPPLLIRDGGVIAEGYNSELDEWRALSDGATQYLENLEKRERESTGIDTLKIGFNAVHGYYIQISQGQAHKAPIHYVRRQTLKNAERYIIPELKEYEDKVLKSKGAALALEKQLYDELFDLLLPHLGALQLASLTLSELDVLVNLAERADTLNYVMPTFSDDIRVSIENGRHPVVEQVLKEPFIANPVELNSDRHLLIITGPNMGGKSTYMRQTALITLMAYIGSFVPADSARIGIIDRIFTRIGASDDLASGRSTFMVEMTEMANILHQATAQSLVLIDEIGRGTSTYDGLSLAWACAEWLAKKIRSLTLFATHYFELTALPEQFEGIKNVHLDALEHNNSIAFMHAVQEGAASKSYGLAVAALAGVPQSVIKLAKQRLTHLEKISGHSADQQIQALRETNQNQGELMFEQENDALREAIEKLDPDELSPKQALAYLYQLKKMVN from the coding sequence ATGATTTCAGAAGAAAATTTTTCTCAACACACCCCAATGATGCAGCAATATCTCAAGCTTAAAGCGGAGAATCCGGATATTTTGTTGTTTTATCGAATGGGGGATTTCTATGAGCTGTTTTATGATGATGCGAAGAAAGCCGCCGCACTATTGGATATTTCTTTAACGAAGCGAGGGCAATCGGCAGGGCAACCAATTCCTATGGCGGGAGTGCCTTATCACGCGGTGGAAGGCTATTTGGCGAAATTGGTGCAGTTGGGGGAACCTGTCGCTATTTGTGAACAAGTAGGTGATCCTGCTACAAGTAAAGGGCCTGTTGAACGTCAAATCGTACGCATTGTTACACCAGGCACAGTGAGTGATGAAGCCTTATTACCGGAACGGCAGGATAATCTGATTGCCGCCGTGTACCAAGAAAAAGATAAATTCGGTTTGGCGACATTGGATATGACTTCCGGGCGTTTTCAACTTTGTGAGCCTTCAGATAAAGAAACCTTACGGGCAGAATTGCAACGCATTGCGCCGGTTGAACTGCTTTACTGTGAAGATTTCAGTGAAATGGCAGCGATTGAACATTGTAAAGGCTTGCGTCGCCGACCTATTTGGGAATTTGAACTCAGCACCGCGATCACCTTGTTAAACCGTCAATTTGGAACAAAAGATTTGCACGCCTTTGGGGTGGAAAAATCACCGCTTGGTTTGAGTGCGGCAGGCTGCCTGTTGCAATACGCAAAAGAAACCCAACGCACGGCATTACCGCACATTCAAAGTATCAGTGTGATTCAAAATCAAGACTGTGTTCAACTTGATGCGGCAACACGCCGTAATTTAGAACTTACACAAAACCTTGCCGGCGGAACAGAAAATACCTTGGCTTCCGTATTGGATAAATGTGTTACCCCAATGGGGAGCCGATTGTTGAAACGTTGGATTCATCAACCTATTCGCAATATGCAAAAATTACAACAACGGCAACAAACTATTGCGGAAATTCTTAACTTTGATCTTGTTGGTGAATTGCAACCTTATTTACAACAAGTCGGGGATATGGAACGTATTTTAGCCCGTGTTGCATTGCGTTCCGCACGTCCGCGTGATTTAACACGTTTGCGCACCGCATTGGCTCAAATTCCTGAGTTAAGTTCTATTATTCAACAAAAAACACCCCCGTTTTTAACCGCACTTTTCAATCAAATTAGTGATTTTAGCGAGCAATACGATCTGCTCCAACGTGCGATTATCGAGACACCGCCTTTATTAATTCGTGATGGCGGCGTGATTGCAGAAGGCTACAATAGTGAATTGGATGAATGGCGGGCCCTTTCTGACGGTGCAACACAATATCTTGAAAATCTTGAAAAACGTGAGCGCGAAAGTACGGGAATCGATACGCTTAAAATCGGCTTTAATGCGGTGCACGGTTATTACATTCAAATCAGCCAAGGTCAAGCGCATAAAGCACCGATTCATTACGTACGCCGCCAAACGTTGAAAAATGCCGAGCGTTATATTATCCCCGAGCTCAAAGAATATGAAGACAAGGTACTGAAATCGAAAGGAGCGGCATTGGCATTGGAAAAACAACTTTACGATGAATTGTTTGATTTATTGTTACCGCATTTAGGTGCATTGCAGCTAGCCAGCCTGACGTTGTCGGAGCTTGATGTATTGGTGAACTTGGCAGAGCGTGCCGATACCTTAAACTACGTGATGCCGACTTTCAGTGATGACATTCGTGTAAGCATTGAGAACGGTCGTCATCCTGTTGTTGAACAGGTTCTAAAAGAACCGTTTATTGCGAACCCCGTTGAATTAAATTCGGATCGCCATCTGTTGATTATCACCGGCCCTAATATGGGGGGAAAAAGCACTTATATGCGCCAAACCGCATTGATCACACTGATGGCGTATATCGGCAGTTTTGTGCCGGCAGATAGCGCACGAATCGGCATAATCGATCGCATTTTCACCCGTATCGGTGCCTCGGATGATCTCGCCTCCGGTCGTTCCACTTTTATGGTGGAAATGACGGAAATGGCAAATATTCTTCATCAAGCTACGGCTCAAAGCCTTGTTCTTATTGATGAAATAGGGCGTGGAACTTCCACCTATGACGGGCTTTCTCTTGCTTGGGCCTGTGCGGAATGGTTGGCGAAAAAAATTCGTTCCCTCACTTTATTTGCCACGCATTATTTTGAACTCACCGCCCTACCGGAACAGTTTGAAGGCATTAAAAATGTGCATTTGGATGCCTTAGAACATAACAACTCCATTGCTTTTATGCATGCGGTACAAGAAGGGGCAGCCAGCAAAAGCTACGGTTTGGCGGTGGCGGCATTGGCAGGCGTGCCACAATCCGTCATTAAATTGGCAAAACAAAGATTAACTCACCTAGAGAAAATCTCAGGACATTCGGCGGATCAGCAAATTCAAGCTTTGCGTGAAACCAATCAAAATCAAGGGGAATTAATGTTTGAACAAGAAAATGATGCTTTACGTGAAGCCATTGAAAAACTCGATCCCGATGAACTCAGCCCAAAACAAGCTTTGGCTTATTTGTATCAGTTAAAGAAAATGGTGAATTAA
- a CDS encoding alpha/beta fold hydrolase, which translates to MIREPKFTQFALVELLPFFEQFPTQFLVGKNNINIAYRHFTHNESAVRKLMVLVNGRAENMLKWSELTYDFYHQGYDVLLFDHRGQGYSGRLLKDTEKGHLDEFRFYVDDMAKVIEKTTALFEYQTRHLLAHSLGSLIATYYLANCDHHIEKVVLSSPFFGVPLKHPIRDELIVAAMNLLGQGTRYVFGKGAYKPAQLENNELSFCKTRMKWMNRINRKYTELHLGGPTFRWVHLCLNAIKRLPTVLPRIEIPVLILQSEKEKIVDNKTLEKLTALFPNAHCEPVQNAKHEILFERDELRSKVMNQITQFFEKG; encoded by the coding sequence ATGATCCGAGAACCAAAGTTTACCCAATTTGCCTTAGTCGAACTTTTGCCTTTCTTCGAGCAATTTCCCACGCAATTTCTAGTGGGAAAAAACAACATCAACATTGCCTATCGTCATTTCACACACAACGAAAGTGCGGTCAGAAAATTGATGGTTTTAGTTAATGGCAGAGCGGAGAATATGTTGAAATGGTCGGAGCTTACCTATGATTTTTATCATCAAGGCTATGACGTTCTGCTTTTTGATCACCGCGGACAAGGCTATTCGGGAAGACTTTTAAAAGATACGGAAAAAGGGCATTTAGATGAATTTCGTTTCTATGTCGATGATATGGCAAAAGTGATTGAAAAAACGACCGCACTTTTTGAGTATCAAACTCGACATTTGCTTGCCCATTCTCTTGGTTCGTTAATTGCTACCTATTATTTGGCAAATTGTGATCATCACATCGAAAAAGTCGTATTATCTTCCCCGTTTTTCGGTGTACCGCTAAAACATCCGATTCGTGATGAACTCATTGTCGCGGCAATGAATTTGCTTGGGCAGGGAACCCGTTATGTTTTTGGCAAAGGCGCTTATAAGCCAGCACAGTTAGAGAATAACGAACTCAGTTTTTGTAAAACCCGAATGAAGTGGATGAATCGGATAAATCGAAAATATACCGAGCTTCACCTCGGCGGCCCCACTTTTCGTTGGGTACATTTATGTCTCAATGCGATTAAGCGATTACCCACCGTTCTCCCGCGTATTGAAATTCCGGTGTTAATACTACAATCGGAAAAAGAAAAAATCGTAGATAACAAAACTTTAGAAAAACTGACCGCACTTTTCCCCAATGCACATTGTGAACCGGTACAGAACGCGAAACACGAGATTTTATTTGAACGGGATGAGTTAAGATCAAAAGTGATGAACCAAATAACTCAATTTTTTGAAAAGGGATAA
- the asd gene encoding aspartate-semialdehyde dehydrogenase, which produces MKNVGFIGWRGMVGSVLMDRMVQENDFVGINPIFFTTSQAGQKAPVFGGKDAGELKNAFDIEELKKLDIIVTCQGGDYTNEIYPKLKATGWDGYWIDAASALRMKDDAIIVLDPVNQHVISEGLKNGIKTFVGGNCTVSLMLMAIGGLFEKNLVEWISVATYQAASGAGAKNMRELLVQMGLLRDAVKEELANPASSILEIERKVTAEMRSDSFPTENFGASLGGSLIPWIDKLLPETGQTKEEWKGYAETNKILGLSDNPIPVDGLCVRIGALRCHSQAFTIKLKKDLPLEEIEQIIASHNEWVKVIPNDKETTLRELTPAKVTGTLSVPVGRLRKLAMGSEYLAAFTVGDQLLWGAAEPVRRILKQLVA; this is translated from the coding sequence ATGAAAAATGTCGGTTTTATCGGATGGCGCGGAATGGTTGGTTCCGTATTAATGGATCGTATGGTGCAGGAAAATGATTTTGTGGGTATAAACCCAATTTTCTTCACCACATCACAAGCGGGACAAAAAGCTCCGGTATTCGGTGGCAAAGATGCAGGTGAATTGAAAAACGCCTTTGATATTGAAGAACTAAAAAAATTAGACATCATTGTTACTTGTCAAGGCGGTGATTATACAAATGAAATTTATCCAAAATTAAAAGCTACCGGTTGGGATGGTTATTGGATTGATGCAGCCTCTGCATTACGTATGAAAGATGATGCGATTATCGTATTAGATCCGGTGAATCAGCACGTGATTTCCGAAGGCTTGAAAAACGGCATAAAAACTTTCGTGGGTGGTAACTGTACGGTGAGTTTAATGTTAATGGCAATCGGCGGTTTATTTGAGAAAAACTTAGTAGAATGGATCTCTGTAGCAACTTACCAAGCCGCTTCGGGGGCGGGTGCGAAAAATATGCGCGAATTACTTGTACAAATGGGATTATTACGTGATGCTGTGAAAGAGGAATTAGCAAACCCGGCTTCTTCAATTTTAGAGATTGAACGTAAAGTAACGGCAGAAATGCGTTCCGATAGCTTCCCGACAGAAAACTTTGGTGCGTCGTTAGGCGGCAGTCTCATTCCTTGGATCGACAAACTTCTTCCTGAAACAGGGCAAACCAAAGAAGAATGGAAAGGTTATGCCGAAACCAACAAAATTTTGGGTTTAAGTGACAACCCGATTCCTGTTGATGGTTTGTGCGTACGTATCGGGGCATTACGTTGCCACAGCCAAGCATTTACCATCAAATTGAAAAAAGATTTACCATTGGAAGAAATTGAGCAAATTATTGCGTCACATAATGAATGGGTTAAAGTGATTCCAAATGATAAAGAAACCACATTGCGCGAATTAACTCCGGCAAAAGTAACCGGTACATTAAGCGTACCAGTCGGTCGCTTGCGCAAATTGGCGATGGGATCGGAATATTTGGCGGCTTTCACTGTGGGCGATCAATTATTATGGGGAGCGGCAGAGCCGGTTCGCCGTATTTTAAAACAATTGGTGGCATAA
- a CDS encoding ShlB/FhaC/HecB family hemolysin secretion/activation protein, with the protein MTIAHRTLLGLRPLAFYTSIGLIFTQQALAENAPSPPRSLYQSAQQELNELENQLLQQRLSKQKYQSTTVETDTHTYNQTCLPFDEIELRGITLIPTEPLLPPPGKCINEDYLNQLSQNVTAAYLKAGYLHNPFQFQSDGTRRLIMQVVEGKLTKISGESSIVNAKMLFPNLIGKPLNVRDLDQGLDQTNSLLGSTVTVDVYPDSQGNIELALHNAYQQRLSGRFSVDNDGTKSTGEWIGRGYVNIDSPFGLSDSLSLSGSHSLRSGFYPYNRSLALYYSVPYGYWRFSTFGSMSQYKADLTLNQNTLVQHGKTWQWGIRAEKVFHRGTNSVTTAYAQFDHLNAKNGLADVIYEIQSPTITSGTIGLNHLQLRENGLILTDISYEYGKPSYRHNLEQFYKPYHKFNASLDYIQYRYFFGQTFRQQHRLQGQYSQRLLPSLKQQDLLDRYNVRGFRTFSSATEKALSLQNTLVWVKQWKNWQIEPYAGIDMGIQRNVSANHAQEFTPSHSTKAISGIVGFQLQQKDRYTLRLEWATGKYFAPNEQKKSHRFSTNVSIQF; encoded by the coding sequence ATGACTATAGCTCACCGTACTCTTCTAGGTTTACGTCCCCTAGCCTTTTATACTTCAATTGGACTTATTTTTACTCAACAAGCTTTGGCAGAAAATGCTCCCTCGCCCCCCCGCTCACTCTATCAATCAGCCCAGCAAGAGCTAAATGAACTCGAAAATCAGCTCCTCCAACAACGACTAAGCAAGCAAAAATACCAATCCACCACTGTCGAAACTGATACGCACACTTATAACCAAACCTGTTTGCCCTTTGATGAAATTGAACTGCGTGGTATTACACTGATTCCTACCGAGCCATTGCTCCCACCGCCGGGGAAATGTATCAATGAAGACTATCTGAACCAACTTAGTCAAAATGTCACAGCGGCGTATCTGAAAGCAGGTTATCTGCATAACCCATTTCAATTTCAAAGTGATGGTACACGCCGGCTGATTATGCAGGTAGTCGAGGGCAAGCTGACGAAGATTTCGGGTGAAAGTAGTATTGTGAATGCCAAAATGCTTTTTCCAAATTTAATCGGTAAACCCTTAAATGTGCGGGATCTCGATCAAGGGCTGGATCAAACCAATTCATTACTCGGCAGCACGGTAACGGTGGATGTCTATCCTGATTCACAAGGTAATATTGAATTGGCACTACACAATGCTTATCAACAACGACTATCGGGGCGGTTTTCAGTGGATAATGATGGCACTAAAAGTACGGGTGAGTGGATTGGACGTGGGTATGTCAATATTGATAGCCCTTTCGGGCTATCGGATAGTCTAAGCCTTAGTGGTAGCCATTCGTTACGTTCGGGGTTTTACCCTTACAATCGTAGCCTTGCTCTCTATTATTCCGTCCCTTATGGCTATTGGCGGTTTAGCACTTTTGGTTCGATGTCTCAATATAAAGCGGATTTAACCTTAAATCAGAACACTCTTGTCCAGCACGGGAAAACTTGGCAGTGGGGCATACGGGCAGAAAAGGTCTTTCATCGAGGGACGAATAGCGTAACTACCGCTTATGCCCAATTCGACCACCTCAATGCTAAAAACGGGCTGGCGGATGTGATTTATGAAATTCAAAGCCCAACCATAACGAGCGGTACAATCGGGCTAAATCATCTCCAACTACGGGAAAACGGGCTGATTTTAACCGATATTAGCTACGAATACGGTAAACCGTCCTATCGCCATAATCTTGAGCAATTCTATAAGCCTTACCATAAATTCAATGCAAGCCTTGACTACATTCAATATCGGTATTTTTTCGGGCAAACCTTTCGTCAGCAACACCGTTTGCAAGGACAATATAGCCAACGGCTTCTCCCGAGTCTAAAGCAACAAGATTTGCTTGATCGCTATAATGTACGGGGGTTTCGGACGTTTTCTTCTGCCACAGAGAAAGCCTTGAGCCTACAAAATACGCTAGTTTGGGTTAAGCAATGGAAGAATTGGCAAATTGAACCTTATGCGGGGATAGATATGGGGATACAGCGAAATGTATCGGCAAACCACGCTCAAGAGTTTACCCCAAGCCATTCAACTAAAGCGATTTCAGGCATAGTTGGGTTTCAACTCCAACAAAAAGATCGCTACACACTTCGCCTCGAATGGGCAACAGGTAAATACTTCGCTCCCAATGAGCAAAAGAAATCACACCGATTCAGCACGAATGTGAGTATTCAGTTTTAA